In Alteromonas naphthalenivorans, one DNA window encodes the following:
- a CDS encoding META domain-containing protein gives MPSYFHNSLLIVLSLLFIITGCSNNASQMSSDADSVSEDESATTLTGTWQVESIDMGGIIDSSMMTVELVTKNRISGFTGCNQFSGILNLQANELAEGEFATSKLVTTRRACVSAMSAQEQRFVKALEAASRYEIKEGTWLVIYDNDGKQRLKLIRMSVQDTAKNEKMDAATTGTHQFNCATAGKIVVRFLGPDTIKLSENGNIHILQHARSASGARYIGMNTEFWNKGNSAVLSLQNQSYSCSK, from the coding sequence ATGCCTTCTTATTTTCATAATTCACTTTTAATTGTATTAAGTCTGCTTTTTATCATCACTGGTTGTAGTAATAACGCCAGTCAAATGTCCTCAGACGCAGACTCAGTGAGCGAAGATGAATCTGCAACTACCCTAACCGGTACTTGGCAGGTGGAGAGCATCGACATGGGTGGCATTATCGATAGCAGTATGATGACCGTAGAGTTGGTGACAAAAAATAGAATTTCCGGCTTTACTGGCTGTAATCAATTCTCAGGCATACTTAATTTACAAGCGAACGAATTAGCAGAAGGTGAATTTGCAACGTCTAAACTGGTAACGACTCGCCGCGCGTGTGTAAGTGCCATGTCAGCGCAAGAACAGCGATTTGTGAAAGCGCTAGAAGCAGCAAGCCGTTACGAAATTAAAGAGGGCACCTGGTTGGTTATTTATGATAACGACGGTAAGCAAAGACTGAAGTTAATAAGAATGTCGGTACAAGACACGGCGAAGAATGAAAAAATGGATGCTGCTACCACAGGAACGCATCAGTTTAATTGTGCGACAGCAGGAAAGATTGTGGTGCGCTTTTTAGGCCCAGATACCATTAAGTTATCTGAAAATGGTAATATTCATATATTACAGCATGCGCGTTCGGCCTCGGGAGCGCGTTATATTGGCATGAATACAGAATTTTGGAATAAGGGGAATTCAGCCGTTCTTAGCCTTCAAAATCAATCTTATTCATGCAGCAAATAA
- a CDS encoding methyl-accepting chemotaxis protein, translated as MHSNVESSSTHSKSSANLYLVGVVVGLLGAWALFFLGSALFGFILLTVVLIGFVAYTSSKNTSSDANSSNEETHSSTSHLEDNIALAGGEIAHSLTICEGNLSSIKTTQDDAVVTLSQAFTSLKDLVAEQVNCIDALLSVDASNSTAYSDKMRNFAQDTDSTLVSFIDSTEKMSSSTQHLMSQVQIIQQAMPTVIDALSGIDDISAQTNLLALNAAIEAARAGEAGRGFAVVADEVRALSTRSTQFSDVIKKQVENIKGLVDKLTETAEFVASQDISHVVEAKDHISKELKDIIRKAESDQVTTKQLEGIGQQLDDAINNAIRGMQFGDINGQHIDYTKDIVKFIIERLQQLESENLEAFASELKAYQQALAQRGKTDHNPVSATSMQSGEVELF; from the coding sequence TTGCATTCAAACGTGGAAAGTTCATCTACACACTCTAAAAGTAGCGCTAACCTTTATCTGGTGGGCGTAGTGGTAGGGTTATTAGGGGCTTGGGCTCTGTTCTTTTTAGGCTCAGCGCTGTTCGGCTTTATTTTGCTTACGGTGGTATTAATCGGCTTTGTCGCTTATACGTCAAGTAAGAACACCTCGTCTGATGCTAATTCCTCTAATGAAGAAACACATTCCAGCACCAGTCATTTAGAAGATAATATTGCATTAGCAGGGGGGGAGATTGCTCACTCGCTAACAATATGTGAGGGAAACCTATCCTCTATCAAAACAACCCAAGACGATGCTGTTGTTACCCTTAGCCAAGCCTTTACCAGTTTAAAAGACCTAGTGGCAGAACAGGTTAATTGCATTGATGCCTTGTTAAGCGTTGATGCATCAAACAGCACCGCTTACTCAGATAAAATGCGCAATTTTGCTCAAGATACCGACAGCACCCTTGTGAGCTTTATCGATTCCACAGAAAAAATGTCGTCTTCAACGCAGCATTTAATGAGCCAAGTACAAATCATTCAACAAGCAATGCCTACGGTTATCGATGCACTCAGCGGGATAGACGATATTTCAGCCCAAACCAATTTGTTAGCGTTAAATGCAGCCATTGAAGCGGCGCGAGCCGGTGAAGCGGGAAGAGGCTTCGCCGTGGTGGCCGATGAAGTTCGGGCGTTATCTACCCGCTCAACCCAGTTCAGTGATGTTATTAAGAAGCAGGTAGAAAATATTAAAGGGCTGGTAGATAAGCTCACCGAAACTGCCGAGTTCGTTGCTTCTCAAGATATTTCCCATGTGGTTGAAGCTAAAGACCATATCAGTAAAGAACTAAAAGACATTATTCGCAAAGCAGAATCAGACCAAGTTACCACCAAGCAACTAGAGGGTATTGGGCAACAACTAGACGATGCAATAAATAACGCGATAAGAGGTATGCAGTTTGGCGATATAAATGGCCAGCACATTGATTATACAAAAGATATTGTGAAATTTATTATCGAGCGACTCCAACAACTAGAGTCTGAAAATTTGGAAGCATTTGCTTCTGAATTAAAGGCTTACCAACAAGCGCTTGCCCAACGAGGAAAGACCGACCATAACCCTGTTTCTGCAACATCCATGCAGTCGGGAGAGGTAGAGTTATTCTAG
- a CDS encoding chemotaxis protein CheW, whose product MSDTALHQAVIGGDDKEYLSFVLADEHYALDIKTVKEIRGYEQVTKIANAPAFIKGVINLRGDIVPIVDLRLKFNVGEATYTEFTIVIMLNIQDRIVGIVVDGVSDVIRLMEDQILAPPEFGVAFDSRYLHGLTDVDGQMVILVNIESLITSEEMGLVAPQSVNEDA is encoded by the coding sequence ATGAGTGATACCGCATTACATCAGGCTGTTATCGGGGGCGATGACAAGGAATATCTAAGTTTCGTACTTGCCGATGAGCACTACGCTTTAGATATCAAAACGGTAAAAGAAATTCGTGGTTACGAGCAAGTCACTAAAATTGCTAATGCGCCAGCGTTTATAAAAGGGGTAATCAATTTGCGAGGGGACATTGTGCCTATTGTAGATTTACGCCTTAAATTCAACGTTGGCGAAGCCACATATACCGAATTTACTATTGTGATTATGCTCAATATACAAGATCGCATTGTGGGCATTGTGGTAGATGGCGTATCGGATGTTATTCGGTTAATGGAAGATCAAATTCTAGCACCGCCTGAATTTGGTGTGGCTTTTGATAGCCGGTACTTGCACGGGTTAACAGATGTAGATGGTCAGATGGTTATTCTGGTGAATATTGAAAGCCTTATCACCAGTGAAGAAATGGGCTTAGTTGCTCCCCAAAGCGTTAATGAGGACGCGTAA
- a CDS encoding chemotaxis protein CheW, with translation MSIDIEQFHGVFFDESDEHLDDMEQLLISLDVDSPDPEELNSIFRAAHSIKGGSGIFGFNALMNLTHVMENLLDKARNQEISVTTNIVNLLLETLDVLKATLSAYRDQVDVPEQAIAVSITKLERALSETQGAAAADTSNDVDNANGFDNSNGSSDADSSDSSNDNSDAFGFFDDEPDLTTNISQQTEINDVELSTQSDDGFGFFDDTPSEAVASAEDDGFGFFDEPEMQVSTPVASDNSYGFFDTTELPENKATPDNSEAVISPKLFVLDPIAAKGTGETSALKKKSPPKASDSAPPIKTNKKSVGRDSASIRVDTKKIDSMVNLVGELVITQSMLSMIGQEVDGQVGERLQVAIDELQRNTREIQESVMSVRMLPLTATFNRFPRLVRDLAGKLDKKVDLVLQGAHTEIDKSLIEKLVDPLTHLVRNSIDHGIELPEKRRAAGKPEMGTVILGAEQKGGSIIIKIIDDGGGLNRARILEKARSNGLTVDDDMPDSEVWQLIFQAGFSTAEAVTDVSGRGVGMDVVRRNIEAIGGRIEIESSLGEGSGFFIHLPLTLAIVDGMCASVGNQIFVIPLLNIVESFQPTASQLKTLGNDTVLYVRDQYWPLVPLHDYMDVENANRKPTEAIVVLLESSKKRFGVLVDALVGQQQVVIKSLEAHYRKVAGLAGATIMGDGKVALIIDADSIATTYTSSQLEDMLA, from the coding sequence ATGAGCATCGATATTGAGCAATTTCATGGCGTGTTTTTTGACGAGAGCGATGAGCATCTCGACGACATGGAACAACTGCTAATTAGCCTTGATGTAGACTCGCCTGACCCGGAAGAACTCAACAGTATTTTCCGCGCGGCCCATTCTATAAAAGGGGGCAGTGGCATTTTTGGTTTCAATGCCCTAATGAACCTTACCCATGTAATGGAAAACCTGCTAGATAAAGCCCGTAATCAAGAGATATCTGTTACCACCAATATCGTTAACCTGTTACTAGAAACCCTTGATGTATTAAAAGCGACGTTATCTGCCTATCGCGATCAGGTCGATGTGCCAGAACAAGCCATTGCCGTCAGTATTACCAAGCTGGAAAGGGCGCTATCTGAAACCCAAGGTGCAGCCGCGGCTGATACTTCTAACGATGTCGATAACGCTAACGGCTTTGACAATAGCAACGGCAGTTCAGATGCTGACAGCAGCGATAGTTCAAATGACAACAGCGACGCCTTTGGCTTTTTTGATGATGAGCCCGACCTCACCACAAACATTAGCCAACAGACCGAGATTAACGACGTTGAGTTGTCCACACAAAGTGATGATGGTTTTGGGTTCTTTGATGATACGCCAAGCGAAGCAGTCGCTAGCGCAGAAGACGACGGCTTCGGCTTTTTTGATGAACCAGAAATGCAGGTCTCTACACCAGTAGCCAGCGATAACAGCTATGGCTTTTTCGATACAACAGAGCTGCCTGAAAACAAGGCAACGCCTGACAACTCTGAAGCCGTAATTTCACCTAAACTATTTGTGCTAGACCCTATTGCGGCAAAGGGTACAGGTGAAACATCTGCATTAAAGAAAAAGTCACCGCCAAAGGCGAGTGATTCTGCGCCGCCTATCAAGACGAATAAAAAAAGTGTGGGTCGCGATAGCGCTTCCATTCGAGTGGATACCAAAAAAATCGACTCTATGGTTAATTTAGTCGGCGAGCTCGTTATCACTCAATCTATGCTGTCGATGATTGGACAGGAAGTAGATGGGCAAGTAGGTGAGCGTTTGCAAGTGGCGATAGACGAGCTGCAGCGCAATACTCGTGAAATTCAAGAATCGGTAATGTCAGTCAGAATGTTACCGCTAACCGCTACATTTAATCGCTTCCCTAGGCTAGTTCGTGATTTGGCTGGCAAGCTAGATAAAAAAGTTGATTTAGTTTTACAAGGCGCTCATACAGAAATTGACAAAAGCCTGATTGAAAAGCTTGTCGACCCATTAACGCATTTAGTTAGAAACAGTATCGATCATGGTATTGAGTTGCCCGAAAAGCGACGTGCCGCCGGTAAGCCCGAAATGGGAACCGTCATTCTAGGCGCTGAGCAAAAAGGCGGCAGTATTATTATTAAAATCATTGATGATGGCGGCGGGCTGAATAGGGCGCGTATTTTGGAAAAAGCACGTTCCAATGGTTTAACTGTTGACGATGACATGCCAGACAGCGAAGTGTGGCAGCTTATCTTTCAAGCTGGTTTTTCAACTGCCGAAGCGGTAACCGATGTGTCAGGCCGTGGTGTGGGTATGGATGTAGTAAGGCGGAATATTGAAGCCATTGGTGGGCGGATTGAAATAGAGTCTTCATTAGGAGAGGGCTCAGGCTTTTTCATACATTTACCGCTTACCCTCGCTATTGTTGATGGCATGTGCGCGTCAGTTGGCAATCAGATTTTTGTCATACCTTTGCTTAACATTGTGGAGTCTTTTCAGCCCACTGCCAGCCAACTTAAAACCCTAGGCAACGATACGGTGCTTTATGTACGTGACCAATATTGGCCGCTTGTTCCACTTCACGATTATATGGACGTAGAAAACGCCAACCGTAAACCCACAGAAGCCATTGTTGTATTACTTGAAAGTAGTAAGAAACGCTTCGGAGTGCTGGTAGACGCCTTAGTTGGCCAGCAACAAGTGGTAATAAAGAGCCTGGAAGCTCACTATCGAAAAGTGGCTGGACTTGCCGGCGCTACTATTATGGGCGACGGAAAAGTTGCGCTTATTATCGATGCCGACTCTATCGCAACTACTTATACGTCAAGTCAATTAGAGGACATGCTCGCATGA
- a CDS encoding PAS domain S-box protein codes for MGVFNFLNNDELKAAQHEAQLKTQILDASTASIMVIDGAGNIVYHNPAFLALAKQCPDDFTVSTHGGHAALKGQNLSAVIKGNTQLLNQILQCREESLYAQLAKSVFTLNITPLSASSSEPAQYVVQWSDNEQEDQHAGMVSAINQSQAVILFSPDGNIVKANENFLSAMGYSESEIEGKHHSLFVTREYASSQEYKDFWSVLQSGEAHSGEFCRLNNKGEDVWIQASYNPIFDHNGKVTAIVKFAIDITAEKKQNADYKGQIDAISKSQAVIEFDLQGNILTANDNFLSVMGYSLEEVKGKHHSTFVEREVKLSPEYAAFWKDLQAGNYRTGEFKRLGKGGSEIWIQASYNPILDSNGQPFKVVKFATDITAEKAKNAYFEGQLTAISKSQAVIEFDLDGVILDANSNFLSALGYTLDEVKGKHHSIFVEPAFKNSPEYAAFWEQLRKGVYASGEYKRISKLGNAVYIQASYNPILDQNGKPFRVVKYATDITGRTVAVDSIKTVMSKLTEGDLLHNIEEPLDGDFKVLGESINQFVDELRDTIIKIHDAVETIDTASNEIATGNADLSSRTEQQASSLEETASAMEELTGTVKLNAENADQAKGLASQASDVASEGGKVIEQVVHTMGEINDSAQRISDIIGVIDGIAFQTNILALNAAVEAARAGEQGRGFAVVASEVRTLAQRSAEAAKDIKGLISTSVEKITNGNVLVNKSGETMADIVTAIKRVNDIMSEIAAASSEQATGIQEVNNAVVQMDEMTQQNAALVEEAAAAADSMRQQSGQLAQRVAVFKVGQQSFSSASTSSNSMASFPTSAPRAISGPGPSKPRVSLNPMSPDEAEWEAF; via the coding sequence ATGGGCGTGTTTAACTTTCTCAACAATGATGAGCTTAAAGCTGCACAGCACGAGGCGCAGCTTAAAACGCAAATTCTCGATGCAAGCACCGCAAGCATTATGGTAATTGATGGCGCGGGTAATATTGTATATCACAACCCTGCTTTTTTAGCGCTGGCGAAGCAATGCCCTGATGATTTTACGGTTTCCACTCATGGCGGCCATGCTGCTTTAAAAGGGCAAAATTTATCGGCAGTCATAAAAGGCAATACCCAACTGCTGAATCAAATATTGCAGTGCCGAGAAGAAAGTCTTTATGCGCAATTGGCTAAGAGCGTGTTTACCCTCAATATTACCCCCCTTAGTGCGTCAAGCTCAGAGCCCGCTCAGTATGTTGTGCAATGGAGTGATAACGAACAGGAAGATCAACACGCGGGTATGGTTAGTGCCATTAACCAAAGCCAAGCGGTTATTCTTTTTTCTCCCGATGGCAATATTGTTAAAGCGAATGAAAATTTTCTGTCAGCCATGGGCTACTCAGAAAGCGAAATAGAAGGCAAACATCACAGCCTTTTTGTTACTCGAGAATACGCCAGTAGCCAAGAATACAAAGATTTTTGGTCGGTATTGCAAAGCGGTGAAGCACACAGCGGTGAGTTTTGCCGATTAAATAACAAGGGTGAAGATGTTTGGATCCAAGCTTCTTATAATCCTATTTTTGATCACAATGGCAAGGTTACCGCTATTGTAAAATTTGCTATCGATATCACCGCTGAGAAAAAGCAAAACGCCGATTATAAAGGGCAAATTGACGCCATTAGTAAGTCGCAAGCCGTTATCGAATTCGACTTACAAGGCAATATTCTTACCGCGAATGATAACTTTCTTAGTGTAATGGGGTATTCCCTAGAGGAAGTAAAGGGTAAGCATCACAGTACGTTCGTGGAAAGGGAGGTAAAACTTAGCCCTGAATACGCTGCTTTCTGGAAAGATTTGCAAGCGGGGAATTATCGAACAGGTGAATTTAAAAGGTTAGGTAAGGGGGGGAGTGAAATTTGGATCCAAGCTTCTTATAACCCTATTTTAGACAGCAACGGGCAACCTTTTAAGGTGGTAAAATTCGCCACTGATATTACCGCCGAAAAAGCTAAGAACGCTTACTTTGAAGGGCAGTTAACCGCAATAAGCAAATCTCAAGCGGTAATCGAGTTTGATTTAGATGGCGTGATTTTAGATGCCAACAGTAATTTCTTATCGGCACTTGGTTACACCCTAGATGAAGTGAAAGGAAAGCATCACAGCATATTTGTAGAGCCTGCTTTCAAAAACAGCCCAGAATACGCCGCCTTTTGGGAGCAATTGCGCAAAGGGGTATATGCTAGTGGCGAGTACAAGCGTATTAGTAAACTAGGCAATGCTGTCTATATTCAGGCTTCGTATAATCCCATACTCGATCAAAACGGCAAACCCTTTAGGGTAGTGAAGTACGCTACCGACATTACGGGGCGCACGGTAGCAGTAGACAGTATCAAAACTGTGATGTCTAAGCTTACTGAAGGTGACTTACTGCATAACATTGAAGAACCACTAGATGGCGACTTTAAAGTGCTTGGTGAGTCTATTAACCAGTTTGTAGATGAACTACGCGACACCATTATCAAAATTCACGATGCGGTAGAAACCATCGATACCGCTTCTAATGAAATTGCGACAGGAAATGCCGACTTATCCAGTCGTACCGAGCAGCAAGCATCTAGCTTGGAAGAAACTGCATCGGCCATGGAAGAGCTCACAGGTACGGTAAAATTAAATGCGGAAAATGCCGACCAAGCAAAAGGTTTGGCTAGTCAGGCCTCAGATGTAGCATCAGAAGGCGGAAAGGTGATTGAACAAGTAGTTCATACCATGGGGGAAATTAACGATTCGGCCCAACGCATTTCTGACATTATTGGTGTTATTGACGGCATTGCATTTCAAACCAACATATTAGCCCTAAACGCCGCGGTAGAAGCGGCGCGAGCTGGCGAGCAAGGCCGCGGGTTTGCGGTAGTAGCATCGGAAGTACGAACGTTAGCCCAGCGCTCAGCAGAAGCGGCTAAAGACATAAAAGGCCTTATTTCAACCTCGGTAGAGAAAATTACCAACGGTAATGTATTGGTGAACAAATCTGGTGAAACCATGGCGGATATTGTAACGGCAATTAAGCGGGTGAACGACATTATGTCAGAAATTGCCGCAGCAAGTTCCGAGCAAGCCACCGGTATTCAAGAGGTTAACAACGCTGTTGTGCAAATGGATGAAATGACACAACAAAATGCAGCACTTGTAGAAGAAGCGGCAGCCGCCGCAGACAGTATGAGGCAGCAGTCTGGGCAATTAGCACAGCGGGTAGCTGTATTTAAAGTGGGGCAACAGAGCTTTAGTTCAGCCTCTACGTCATCGAATAGCATGGCATCGTTTCCTACATCCGCTCCAAGAGCGATATCGGGGCCTGGGCCTTCTAAGCCGAGAGTATCGTTAAACCCAATGTCGCCGGATGAAGCAGAGTGGGAGGCCTTTTAG
- a CDS encoding response regulator transcription factor produces the protein MSAARILIIEDDITLSDQVARLLKEKGFTTTQCLDGQKGLLAALQESFDLILLDILLPSLNGLAVLNQIRKVKHTPVMMITASGAEQERIEGYRKGADDYLPKPFNFTEMMLRIEALLRRSQRDAIPPKQASQLIIDELQLNRIKQDVRFSGHDVELTPIQFKLLWVLLENHHEVMTKAFLYQSVLNRPFSRYDRSLDMHISRVRKKLVEAGMPPERLSTLHGKGYRFS, from the coding sequence ATGTCTGCCGCTCGCATTTTAATAATAGAAGACGATATAACCCTTAGCGATCAGGTAGCTAGGCTGCTAAAAGAAAAAGGGTTTACCACTACGCAGTGCCTAGATGGCCAGAAAGGCTTGTTAGCGGCGCTGCAGGAAAGCTTCGATCTTATTTTACTCGATATTTTGTTACCTTCGCTGAATGGTTTGGCTGTTTTGAATCAAATTCGAAAAGTTAAGCATACTCCGGTAATGATGATTACCGCCAGTGGCGCTGAACAAGAGCGTATTGAAGGCTATAGAAAAGGCGCTGATGATTACTTGCCTAAGCCGTTTAACTTCACAGAAATGATGCTTAGAATAGAGGCGTTACTACGCCGTAGCCAGCGAGATGCTATCCCCCCCAAACAAGCGTCACAGTTAATCATTGATGAGCTTCAACTTAACCGAATAAAGCAAGATGTTCGCTTTTCAGGGCACGATGTTGAACTCACCCCCATTCAATTTAAGTTGCTATGGGTGTTGCTAGAAAACCACCATGAAGTGATGACCAAAGCCTTCTTATATCAAAGCGTGCTTAACAGGCCATTCAGCCGTTACGATAGAAGTTTAGATATGCACATCAGCCGTGTACGCAAAAAGCTAGTAGAAGCAGGTATGCCGCCAGAAAGGCTTTCTACGCTACACGGAAAAGGCTATCGGTTTTCATGA
- a CDS encoding response regulator, giving the protein MSKHILVVDDSISIRQMVEMTLKGAGYTVTTAQDGQEALDKCKSQQFGFVLTDQNMPRMDGLTLIKNLRSLSGFNRTPIVMLTTEAGPEMKAKGKAAGATGWMVKPFDPNKLLDVTKRVLG; this is encoded by the coding sequence ATGAGCAAGCATATTTTAGTAGTCGACGATTCTATATCAATTCGTCAAATGGTAGAGATGACCTTAAAAGGTGCTGGCTACACGGTTACTACCGCACAAGATGGTCAAGAAGCATTAGACAAATGTAAGTCTCAGCAATTTGGGTTTGTATTGACTGACCAAAATATGCCTCGCATGGACGGTTTAACACTCATCAAAAATTTACGTAGTTTAAGCGGTTTCAATCGTACGCCTATTGTAATGCTTACCACAGAAGCAGGCCCAGAGATGAAAGCCAAAGGGAAAGCGGCGGGTGCTACAGGTTGGATGGTGAAGCCTTTCGATCCTAATAAGCTGCTAGATGTGACAAAGCGCGTTTTGGGCTAA
- a CDS encoding CheR family methyltransferase, translated as MTELHEVVAQREFAYSRRDFDRVRRLLFERAGIRLADSKDAMVYSRLARRLRILKLTRFKDYLAMVAHNHQEQEHFVNALTTNLTSFFREPHHFEALSTYLKQHPNTKRIWCSASSTGEEPYSIAMTVASVFGTFTPPVSIVATDIDSRVLQKAAAGIYSASGIEQLPPHYREQFFYKGKGAQLGKVRVADELRRMVQFETLNLMSPTWDIESPIDIIFCRNVMIYFDRDTQRKILFRMVKLMTPEGMYVAGHSENFTMYPELVRPMGKTIYRPVN; from the coding sequence ATGACCGAGTTACACGAAGTAGTGGCGCAAAGGGAATTTGCCTACAGTCGGCGAGACTTCGATAGAGTTAGGCGGCTACTGTTTGAGCGTGCCGGTATTCGCCTAGCTGACTCTAAAGATGCCATGGTGTATAGCCGTTTAGCACGGCGCCTGCGCATATTAAAATTAACCCGTTTCAAAGACTACTTGGCAATGGTGGCCCACAACCACCAAGAACAAGAACATTTTGTTAATGCGCTAACGACAAATTTAACCTCTTTTTTCAGAGAACCTCATCATTTTGAAGCGCTCTCAACGTACTTAAAGCAGCACCCCAATACCAAACGCATTTGGTGTTCGGCCAGTAGTACAGGGGAAGAGCCTTATTCCATCGCGATGACAGTAGCGTCGGTATTTGGCACCTTTACTCCCCCTGTCTCTATTGTTGCCACTGATATCGACAGCCGAGTGCTACAAAAAGCCGCTGCAGGGATTTACAGTGCAAGCGGCATTGAACAATTACCTCCTCATTATCGCGAACAGTTTTTCTACAAAGGCAAAGGCGCACAGTTAGGGAAAGTGCGTGTGGCCGATGAGCTTAGGCGCATGGTGCAGTTTGAAACCCTAAACTTGATGTCGCCCACATGGGACATTGAAAGCCCAATAGATATTATTTTTTGTCGAAACGTCATGATCTACTTTGATCGAGACACCCAGCGCAAAATTCTATTCCGAATGGTTAAGTTAATGACACCTGAGGGAATGTATGTAGCCGGTCATTCTGAAAACTTCACTATGTACCCTGAGTTGGTACGGCCTATGGGTAAAACTATTTACCGGCCAGTAAATTAA